From the Leptolyngbya sp. O-77 genome, one window contains:
- the rlmB gene encoding 23S rRNA (guanosine(2251)-2'-O)-methyltransferase RlmB, whose protein sequence is MAAQNRDSNRGSSPRKGQGSSRPGKPRAGGGGRKFSGGKSAGSKSAGGKSVGDRYSGERAAGDASGDRYGEGSTSRKPSGDRYGKPAGRKFSGDRPDRPARDSYSAKPSDQSRSEQSAGDRPPRRRSDADKPAKAKFSPDRPVRLSGDQVRPISRRPAAAPGRDGSDRPGRKPPRPAWESDRGASQPRDFRDVSEARYGATESLGNELHESEEASPDLIYGRHTLVAALEGDRQLNRIWVTPRLRYDPRFHTLLQKAKSNGAVIDEVDNRRLDQLTHGATHQGIVAQVAPYEYLELGDLIAQAKAATEQPVLVAVDSITDPHNLGAIIRTAEALGAQGIVIPQRRSVGVTSTVMKVAAGALENLAIARVVNLGRALEALKAEGFWIYGTDAEAGQSINTVTFHKATVLVVGSEGDGLNLLTQRSCDVLVSIPLRGKTASLNASVAAGMALYEVYRQRWTSTLSLSPAIAK, encoded by the coding sequence ATGGCTGCTCAAAACCGCGATTCCAATCGGGGGTCGTCCCCACGCAAAGGACAGGGTTCATCCCGACCGGGCAAGCCGCGTGCAGGCGGGGGCGGGCGAAAGTTTTCGGGCGGAAAGTCGGCGGGCAGCAAGTCGGCAGGCGGAAAGTCGGTGGGCGATCGCTACTCCGGTGAGCGGGCCGCAGGCGATGCTTCGGGCGATCGCTACGGTGAGGGATCTACGAGTCGAAAGCCCTCTGGCGATCGCTACGGCAAACCTGCGGGCAGAAAGTTTTCGGGCGATCGCCCGGATCGTCCTGCCAGAGACTCCTACAGCGCTAAACCGTCGGACCAGAGCCGGTCAGAGCAATCCGCAGGCGATCGCCCCCCCCGTCGTCGCAGTGATGCAGACAAGCCCGCCAAAGCCAAATTTAGCCCAGACCGGCCCGTCCGTCTTTCCGGCGATCAGGTTCGACCTATTTCCCGCCGCCCGGCCGCTGCGCCAGGCAGAGACGGGAGCGATCGCCCCGGCCGCAAACCGCCCCGACCAGCTTGGGAGAGCGATCGCGGCGCATCCCAACCGAGGGACTTTAGGGACGTTTCGGAAGCCCGCTATGGGGCCACGGAGAGCCTCGGCAATGAACTGCATGAATCCGAAGAAGCCAGCCCCGATTTGATCTATGGTCGTCATACGCTGGTGGCGGCGCTGGAGGGCGATCGCCAGCTTAACCGCATTTGGGTCACGCCGCGCCTGCGCTACGATCCCCGCTTCCATACGCTACTGCAAAAGGCCAAGAGCAACGGAGCCGTCATCGACGAAGTAGACAATCGACGGCTCGATCAGTTGACGCATGGCGCAACGCATCAGGGCATTGTGGCCCAGGTGGCTCCCTATGAATATCTGGAACTAGGCGACCTGATTGCCCAGGCCAAAGCCGCTACCGAACAGCCCGTGCTGGTGGCAGTGGACAGCATCACCGATCCCCACAACCTGGGCGCAATTATTCGCACTGCCGAAGCACTGGGCGCTCAAGGGATTGTGATTCCCCAGCGGCGATCGGTCGGGGTCACCTCAACGGTGATGAAAGTTGCGGCGGGTGCGCTGGAAAACCTGGCGATCGCCCGCGTGGTCAACCTGGGACGAGCGCTCGAAGCGTTGAAAGCCGAAGGGTTCTGGATTTACGGCACCGACGCAGAAGCGGGGCAGTCAATCAACACGGTCACGTTTCACAAGGCGACGGTGCTGGTGGTCGGCTCCGAAGGCGACGGGCTGAACCTGCTGACACAGCGCAGTTGCGATGTGCTGGTGTCGATTCCGCTGCGGGGCAAAACGGCCAGCCTGAATGCCTCAGTGGCCGCGGGCATGGCGCTGTATGAGGTCTATCGCCAGCGCTGGACGAGTACGCTCTCGCTCAGTCCGGCGATCGCCAAGTGA
- a CDS encoding DUF1816 domain-containing protein: protein MKETWISILQTVGAAWWVEIVTDSPRCTYYFGPFASATEAEQHKGGYVEDLVQEGAQGIKLSIKRCKPHKLTIDDEQEMPTRSAAAFG from the coding sequence ATGAAAGAAACCTGGATCTCGATCTTGCAAACGGTGGGTGCGGCCTGGTGGGTGGAAATTGTAACCGACTCGCCCCGCTGCACCTATTACTTCGGCCCCTTCGCCAGTGCAACGGAAGCAGAACAACACAAGGGCGGCTACGTCGAGGATCTAGTGCAAGAAGGCGCACAGGGAATCAAGCTCAGCATTAAACGCTGCAAGCCCCACAAACTGACGATCGACGATGAGCAGGAAATGCCCACCCGCAGCGCGGCTGCGTTTGGCTAG
- a CDS encoding phytoene desaturase family protein: MNTPLPSSQIDNLYEVVVIGSGIGGLTAAALLARYGRRVLVCESHAIPGGAAHSFSRQGFHFDSGPSFYCGLSEGRSLNPLKQVLDVLGESVAAVPYDPLGHYHFPEGTFPVHCQSDCYRAAVAEITPQGARELAQLEQRFLQIYNGLRDIPTLALRADWQLVPVLLSRYPWALLKLLPQVRSLQSSAGDLLDQTVRDPWVRRLVDLECFLLSGLPAAGTVAPEMAFMFGERTNSVVDYPLGGSGAIVQALVRGLEKWGGRLRLNAHVEQILVENGQAVGVRLRSGEAIAAKTVISNATLWDTYTHLLKPGDLPEDYRQSALETPAVDSFMHLHLGIRADGLEGLTGHHVVVQDPVERYDLAAPGHTCMISIPSVWDASLAPSGHHVVHAYTLEPYDGWQRDATYEARKRERAEPLYRALERVIPDVRDRLVLERIGTPLTHARYLRRHRGTYGPAIAAHQGRFPSTHTPIRGLYRVGDSTLPGIGVPAVAASGILCANTLVTPTATAALLRELA, translated from the coding sequence ATGAATACGCCATTACCCAGTTCACAAATCGATAATCTATATGAGGTTGTGGTGATCGGCAGCGGCATTGGCGGGCTGACGGCGGCAGCGCTGCTGGCGCGATATGGGCGGCGGGTGCTGGTGTGCGAAAGCCACGCAATTCCGGGTGGTGCGGCCCACAGCTTTTCGCGGCAGGGCTTTCATTTTGATTCAGGCCCCTCCTTCTATTGCGGGCTGAGTGAGGGGCGATCGCTCAATCCGCTCAAGCAGGTTTTGGATGTGCTGGGCGAGTCGGTTGCGGCTGTGCCCTACGACCCACTGGGTCACTACCACTTTCCAGAGGGCACGTTTCCGGTCCATTGCCAGAGCGATTGCTATCGGGCTGCCGTGGCCGAGATCACGCCCCAGGGTGCGCGAGAGCTTGCCCAGCTAGAGCAGCGGTTCCTCCAGATTTACAACGGGCTGCGCGACATCCCCACCCTGGCGCTGCGGGCAGACTGGCAACTGGTGCCAGTTTTGCTCAGCCGCTATCCCTGGGCGCTGCTCAAGCTGCTGCCCCAAGTGCGATCGCTCCAGTCCTCGGCGGGTGATCTGCTGGATCAAACTGTGCGCGATCCGTGGGTGCGGCGGTTGGTAGACCTGGAATGCTTCTTGCTGTCGGGGCTGCCTGCGGCGGGAACGGTCGCGCCAGAGATGGCGTTTATGTTTGGCGAACGCACAAATTCTGTGGTGGACTATCCGCTGGGCGGCAGCGGGGCGATCGTGCAAGCCCTCGTGCGTGGGCTGGAGAAATGGGGCGGCAGGCTGCGGCTGAATGCCCATGTGGAGCAAATTTTGGTAGAAAACGGGCAGGCGGTGGGCGTGCGGCTGCGGTCGGGCGAGGCGATCGCTGCAAAGACCGTCATTTCCAACGCCACCCTCTGGGACACCTACACGCACCTGCTCAAGCCCGGTGATTTGCCCGAAGACTACCGTCAGAGCGCTCTGGAAACCCCCGCTGTAGATAGCTTTATGCACCTGCACTTGGGCATCCGCGCCGACGGGCTAGAGGGACTCACTGGCCATCATGTCGTGGTGCAAGATCCGGTTGAGCGCTACGACCTGGCTGCGCCGGGCCACACCTGCATGATTTCGATTCCCTCGGTGTGGGATGCCAGCCTCGCGCCGTCAGGTCATCACGTCGTCCATGCCTATACCCTGGAACCCTACGACGGCTGGCAGCGCGATGCCACCTACGAAGCCCGCAAGCGAGAGCGGGCAGAGCCGCTTTATCGGGCGCTGGAGCGGGTGATTCCCGACGTGCGCGATCGCCTCGTGCTAGAGCGAATCGGCACACCGCTCACCCATGCCCGCTACCTGCGCCGCCATCGGGGGACCTACGGCCCGGCGATCGCCGCCCATCAGGGCCGGTTTCCCAGCACACACACGCCCATTCGCGGACTCTACCGCGTCGGCGACAGCACCCTGCCAGGAATTGGGGTTCCGGCGGTCGCTGCGTCGGGGATTCTCTGTGCCAATACGCTAGTAACGCCTACCGCTACGGCAGCACTGCTTAGGGAACTGGCCTGA
- a CDS encoding Mini-ribonuclease 3: MPSGLDAAGSCPAEKGLREQDLQRLSPAALAYVGDAVYELHVRVACLLPPKRIQDYHRQVVEQVRAESQAAQVRSLSIHLTEQEQDIVRRGRNAAQRGPRRVDAEIYRQATGLETLLGYLYLSNPGRLQELLTRMQPLENLPEEGSEKA; the protein is encoded by the coding sequence ATGCCAAGCGGTCTTGATGCGGCTGGGTCGTGCCCCGCTGAGAAGGGACTCCGGGAGCAAGACCTCCAGCGGCTCTCTCCGGCTGCTCTGGCCTACGTGGGCGATGCAGTGTATGAGCTGCATGTGCGGGTAGCCTGCTTGCTGCCGCCCAAACGCATTCAAGATTATCATCGGCAAGTCGTGGAGCAGGTGCGGGCCGAAAGCCAGGCCGCCCAGGTGCGATCGCTCTCTATCCATCTCACCGAACAGGAGCAAGACATTGTGCGGCGAGGGCGCAATGCGGCTCAGCGAGGCCCCCGGCGGGTGGATGCCGAGATCTATCGTCAGGCCACAGGTCTAGAAACGCTGCTGGGGTACTTGTATCTCAGCAACCCAGGGCGGTTGCAGGAGTTGCTGACACGGATGCAGCCGCTAGAAAACTTGCCTGAAGAGGGCAGCGAAAAAGCCTGA
- a CDS encoding STAS domain-containing protein, with product MNASGEVLIPETLTLTVSLRGTREVRDNSQVFRLAGLLDAFSEPTFRKVVDKYIEEGPSSVILDMSQIDFIDSSGIGALVQVAKKVQQASGKLQLIANSRVMQTIKMVRLEQFFKIQPNVEAALENAKRS from the coding sequence TTGAACGCCAGCGGGGAGGTTCTTATTCCTGAGACACTTACTTTAACGGTGAGCCTGCGCGGCACTCGGGAGGTGCGAGACAACAGCCAGGTCTTCCGCCTCGCGGGGCTTCTCGATGCGTTTTCTGAACCCACCTTCCGCAAAGTCGTCGATAAATATATCGAGGAGGGGCCGTCTAGCGTCATCCTCGACATGTCCCAGATTGACTTTATTGATAGCTCCGGCATTGGGGCGCTGGTGCAGGTGGCAAAGAAAGTGCAGCAGGCAAGTGGCAAGCTGCAACTGATCGCCAACTCCCGCGTCATGCAGACGATCAAAATGGTGCGTTTGGAGCAATTTTTCAAGATTCAACCCAACGTCGAGGCGGCTCTGGAGAATGCCAAGCGGTCTTGA
- a CDS encoding cadherin domain-containing protein, with product MSSVNFVGSEFPINTITTGSQSTSLLTAEAFSTRAIAVDGNGGFVVVWTGPDGSGSNTGIYARRFNSAGVAQNLFDGASSGLTTNDARINTTTANIQQLASVAADAEGNFIVVWESIQDPVTGDSGIYAQRFDKDGNRIGGETQIHTGTLGDQTEVSVAMSPTGEFVVSWTSDVGDGNGTGVFVRRFNSAGVAQPIEPPIGPASTDDIQVNTTTDLDQRFSNVAIAPDGSFVVTWSSVGQDGSGFGVYAQKFSSTGARVGTEFPVNSTTASNQQNSHVAIAPDGNFVITWSSENQDGSSWGVYARLFDSNGDPLTGEILVNQFTTGEQRYSTVAMDSDGNFVVTWQSFSQPSETVTTTGIVARRFSRTGTPLGDEFLVNTTTPGDQRFPAVGVAPSGNFVVVWTGPDANGTGVYGQRFSPPTSTAPTDILLTPASFPENSPLDTVIGNLSAIDPDGDTVTNFELIDSVNFPDNASFEIQTGPGGPILVLRAAADFETKNSYTIKIRATDPNGLSYEKEVVVAVTNVNEAPTAINLDPQSVDENSPIGTEVGIFTTIDPDFVDTHTYTLVSGTGDTDNASFAIVGNQLRLNVSPDFETKDSYTIRVRTTDSGNLFFEQSFTITINDLDETPPNQAPTAIALSATNVDENVPVGTTVGTFTTTDPDTGDTHTYTLVSGTGDTDNASFAIVGNQLRLNVSPDFETKDSYTIRVRTTDSGNLFFEQSFTITINDLDETPPNQAPTAIALSPNNVDENVPVGTTVGTFTTTDPDTGDTHTYTLVSGTGDTDNASFTIVGNQLRLAVSPDFETKDSYTIRVRTTDSGTLFFEQSFTININNVNEAPTALILSETDVDENVPVGTTVGTFSTTDPDTGNTFTYSLVSGAGDTDNASFTIDGNALKLAVSPDFETKNSYTIRVRTTDNGTLFFEQSFTITINDIAETPVNQAPTAIALSTNSVDENVPVGTTVGTFTTTDPDTGDTHTYTLVSGTGDTDNASFTIVGNQLRLAVSPDFETKSSYTIRVRTTDNGTLFFEQSFTITINDIAETPVNQAPTAIALSPNNVDENVPVGTTVGTFTTTDPDTGDTHTYTLVSGTGDTDNASFTIVGNQLRLNVSPDFETKNSYTIRVRTTDSGNLFFEQSFTITINDLDETLPNQAPTAIALSATNVDENVPVGTTVGTFTTTDPDTGDTHTYTLVSGTGDTDNASFTIVGNQLRLNVSPDFETKDSYTIRVRTTDSGNLFFEQSFTITINDLDETLPNQAPTAIALSATNVDENVPVGTTVGTFTTTDPDTGDTHTYTLVSGTGDTDNASFTIVGNQLRLNVSPDFETKDSYTIRVRTTDSGNLFFEQSFTITINDLDETLPNQAPTAIALSATNVDENVPVGTTVGTFTTTDPDTGDTHTYTLVSGTGDTDNASFAIVGNQLRLNVSPDFETKNSYTIRVRTTDSGSLFFEQSFTITINDLSELPPVVNQPPTDIALSSLSVLENVPANTIIGTFDSSDPDHSSGFTYTLVSGAGSTDNAAFLIEGDRLRILSSPDFESKNSYSIRVRTTDPSGGSFEKVFIISVLDVNETPSSISAPIVVDLNGTAAGIDFSIGAPTVASIKVAAPNATITKTSPTNLTQLVVNLTNPINGASERLIADVSGTNLRTNYNPTGVLTIWGSAPASVYQQVLRTITYENSAAVPNTSTRTIFAAASDGQTFSPIAFTTLSFVGLSQVDGTNGDDVLVTTPNTDLLSGRAGNDIVRSTLANLRQQDVIRGGPGVDTLVLTDGTGSITVNVGNFNSQLPDISPGTLVTEFEVFDLSGFRGNALMIGADNFDDYLVGGIGNDTLDGGTGNNTLIGGLGNDVYIVRNPADTIIERPNEGNDTVQAAVNYTLPDHVENLVLIDNARNGTGNAQNNRITGNALRNLLQGGAGNDTLLGLAGADTLLGEDGNDLLEGGRGRNILTGGQGRDTFVFGVGRGLGRSIVTDFNLRQDRILVRGTGLSAGRIDAAQFIRGTSARRQSDRFIYDAATSRLFFDPDGTGSQRQVLIGTLSNRPSLGAGNIIVG from the coding sequence ATGTCATCTGTAAACTTCGTCGGCTCCGAGTTTCCCATCAACACAATTACAACAGGCAGTCAGAGTACGTCACTACTCACCGCTGAGGCATTCTCGACGAGGGCGATCGCAGTAGATGGCAATGGCGGGTTTGTGGTGGTATGGACTGGACCAGACGGCAGTGGCTCAAACACAGGAATCTATGCTCGTCGATTTAACAGTGCGGGTGTAGCGCAGAACTTGTTTGATGGCGCATCTTCTGGACTCACTACAAACGATGCCCGCATCAACACGACGACAGCGAATATTCAACAACTCGCCAGCGTTGCAGCCGATGCCGAGGGCAATTTCATTGTGGTGTGGGAAAGCATCCAAGACCCGGTGACAGGCGATTCAGGCATTTACGCTCAGCGCTTTGACAAAGACGGCAACCGCATCGGTGGCGAAACGCAGATTCATACCGGCACGCTAGGCGACCAGACCGAAGTGAGCGTGGCAATGTCTCCCACGGGCGAGTTTGTCGTCAGCTGGACAAGCGACGTAGGCGATGGCAACGGCACTGGGGTTTTTGTGCGACGGTTCAACAGCGCGGGCGTGGCGCAGCCAATCGAACCACCGATAGGCCCTGCCAGCACCGACGATATCCAGGTCAATACAACGACAGACCTGGATCAGCGTTTTTCTAACGTGGCGATCGCCCCCGATGGCAGCTTTGTGGTCACCTGGTCGAGCGTTGGGCAAGACGGCAGTGGCTTCGGCGTTTATGCCCAAAAGTTCAGCAGTACGGGCGCACGAGTCGGCACGGAATTCCCTGTCAACAGCACCACTGCAAGCAATCAGCAAAATTCCCATGTGGCGATCGCCCCTGATGGCAACTTTGTCATTACCTGGTCGAGCGAAAACCAGGACGGCTCTAGCTGGGGCGTGTACGCCCGCCTGTTTGACAGCAATGGTGACCCGCTGACGGGCGAAATCCTTGTCAACCAGTTCACCACGGGCGAGCAGCGTTATTCCACGGTGGCAATGGATAGCGACGGCAACTTTGTCGTCACCTGGCAAAGCTTTAGCCAGCCTTCTGAAACTGTGACGACCACGGGCATTGTGGCGCGGCGCTTCAGCAGAACGGGCACTCCTCTGGGTGACGAGTTTCTGGTCAACACCACCACCCCAGGCGATCAGCGCTTCCCTGCCGTTGGTGTTGCTCCCAGCGGCAATTTTGTCGTCGTTTGGACGGGGCCCGACGCTAACGGCACCGGTGTCTATGGACAGCGGTTTTCGCCGCCCACCAGCACCGCGCCGACCGATATCCTGCTAACGCCTGCCAGTTTTCCAGAAAACTCCCCGCTAGATACCGTCATTGGGAATCTCTCCGCCATTGACCCCGATGGAGATACTGTCACCAATTTTGAACTGATTGATTCAGTCAATTTTCCAGATAACGCTAGTTTTGAAATTCAAACTGGGCCCGGCGGGCCGATTTTGGTGCTGCGGGCAGCGGCAGATTTTGAGACAAAGAACAGCTACACCATCAAAATTCGGGCAACCGATCCAAACGGATTGAGCTACGAAAAAGAAGTGGTGGTGGCGGTGACGAACGTCAATGAGGCACCCACTGCTATTAATCTTGATCCGCAGTCTGTGGATGAGAACTCGCCCATTGGCACAGAAGTTGGCATATTCACAACCATTGATCCTGATTTTGTTGACACCCACACCTACACACTCGTCTCCGGCACAGGCGACACCGACAACGCCAGCTTCGCGATTGTCGGCAACCAACTCCGGCTGAACGTTTCCCCCGACTTTGAAACGAAAGATAGCTATACCATTCGGGTTCGCACCACCGACAGCGGCAACTTGTTCTTTGAGCAGTCGTTCACCATCACCATCAACGACCTCGACGAAACGCCGCCCAACCAAGCCCCAACGGCGATCGCCCTTAGCGCCACCAACGTCGATGAAAACGTCCCGGTCGGAACCACCGTCGGTACATTCACAACCACCGACCCCGACACGGGCGACACCCACACCTACACACTCGTCTCCGGCACAGGCGACACCGACAACGCCAGCTTCGCGATTGTCGGCAACCAACTCCGGCTGAACGTTTCTCCTGATTTTGAAACGAAAGATAGTTATACCATTCGCGTCCGCACGACTGACAGCGGCAACTTGTTCTTCGAGCAGTCGTTCACCATCACCATCAACGACCTCGACGAAACGCCGCCCAACCAAGCCCCAACGGCGATCGCCCTTTCTCCCAACAACGTCGATGAAAACGTCCCGGTCGGAACCACCGTCGGCACATTCACAACCACCGACCCAGACACAGGCGACACCCACACCTACACGCTCGTTTCCGGCACAGGCGACACCGACAACGCCAGCTTCACGATTGTCGGCAACCAACTCCGCCTCGCCGTTTCACCCGATTTTGAAACTAAAGATAGCTACACGATCCGCGTCCGCACCACCGACAGCGGCACGCTGTTCTTTGAGCAGTCGTTCACCATCAACATCAACAACGTTAATGAAGCCCCAACCGCTCTCATACTGAGCGAAACAGACGTTGATGAGAATGTTCCCGTTGGTACTACGGTTGGCACTTTCAGCACCACCGATCCAGATACCGGAAACACGTTTACTTACTCGCTTGTTTCCGGCGCAGGCGACACCGACAACGCCAGCTTCACAATTGATGGAAATGCTCTGAAATTAGCAGTTTCACCCGATTTTGAAACTAAAAATAGCTACACCATCCGCGTCCGCACCACCGACAATGGCACGCTGTTCTTTGAGCAGTCGTTCACCATCACGATTAACGACATCGCCGAAACCCCCGTCAACCAAGCCCCAACGGCGATCGCCCTCAGCACCAATTCTGTCGATGAAAACGTCCCGGTCGGAACCACCGTCGGCACATTCACAACCACCGACCCCGACACAGGCGACACCCACACCTACACACTCGTTTCCGGCACAGGCGACACCGACAACGCCAGCTTCACGATTGTTGGCAACCAACTCCGCCTCGCCGTTTCACCCGATTTTGAAACTAAGAGCAGCTACACGATCCGCGTCCGCACCACCGACAATGGCACGCTGTTCTTTGAGCAGTCGTTCACCATCACGATTAACGACATCGCCGAAACCCCCGTCAACCAGGCCCCAACGGCGATCGCCCTTTCTCCCAACAACGTCGATGAAAACGTCCCGGTCGGAACCACCGTCGGCACATTCACAACCACCGACCCCGACACGGGCGACACCCACACCTACACACTCGTCTCCGGCACAGGCGACACCGACAACGCCAGCTTCACGATTGTCGGCAACCAACTCCGGCTGAACGTTTCTCCTGATTTTGAAACCAAGAACAGCTACACGATTCGCGTCCGCACGACTGACAGCGGCAACTTGTTCTTCGAGCAGTCGTTCACCATCACCATCAACGACCTCGACGAAACGCTGCCCAACCAAGCCCCCACGGCGATCGCCCTTAGCGCCACCAACGTCGATGAGAACGTCCCGGTCGGAACCACCGTCGGTACATTCACAACCACCGACCCCGACACGGGCGACACCCACACCTACACACTCGTCTCCGGCACAGGCGACACCGACAACGCCAGCTTCACGATTGTCGGCAACCAACTCCGGCTGAACGTTTCTCCTGATTTTGAAACGAAAGATAGCTATACGATTCGCGTCCGCACGACTGACAGCGGCAACTTGTTCTTCGAGCAGTCGTTCACCATCACCATCAACGACCTCGACGAAACGCTGCCCAACCAAGCCCCCACGGCGATCGCCCTTAGCGCCACCAACGTCGATGAGAACGTCCCGGTCGGAACCACCGTCGGTACATTCACAACCACCGACCCCGACACGGGCGACACCCACACCTACACACTCGTCTCCGGCACAGGCGACACCGACAACGCCAGCTTCACGATTGTCGGCAACCAACTCCGGCTGAACGTTTCTCCTGATTTTGAAACGAAAGATAGCTATACGATTCGCGTCCGCACGACTGACAGCGGCAACTTGTTCTTCGAGCAGTCGTTCACCATCACCATCAACGACCTCGACGAAACGCTGCCCAACCAAGCCCCCACGGCGATCGCCCTTAGCGCCACCAACGTCGATGAGAACGTCCCGGTCGGAACCACCGTCGGTACATTCACAACCACCGACCCCGACACGGGCGACACCCACACCTACACACTCGTCTCCGGCACAGGCGACACCGACAACGCCAGCTTCGCGATTGTCGGCAACCAACTCCGGCTGAACGTTTCACCCGACTTTGAAACCAAGAACAGCTACACGATTCGCGTCCGCACCACCGACAGCGGCAGCCTGTTCTTCGAGCAGTCGTTCACGATTACGATTAACGACCTGTCAGAGCTTCCTCCTGTTGTTAATCAGCCGCCCACAGATATTGCTCTCAGCAGCCTCAGCGTCCTAGAAAACGTTCCGGCTAATACAATCATCGGCACGTTCGACAGTTCCGATCCGGATCATTCCAGCGGGTTTACCTATACGCTGGTCAGCGGCGCAGGCAGTACGGACAATGCTGCGTTTCTGATTGAGGGCGATCGCCTCCGCATTCTCTCTTCGCCAGACTTTGAATCCAAAAATTCCTACAGCATCCGCGTCCGCACCACCGACCCCAGCGGCGGCAGCTTTGAAAAAGTATTCATCATCAGCGTGCTGGATGTGAATGAAACCCCGTCTAGCATCTCGGCCCCAATCGTGGTTGACCTAAATGGCACGGCTGCGGGAATCGACTTCAGCATTGGTGCGCCGACAGTTGCATCAATCAAAGTGGCTGCGCCAAACGCCACCATCACCAAAACCAGCCCCACCAACCTGACTCAGCTCGTGGTCAATCTGACCAACCCGATCAATGGAGCCAGCGAGCGCCTGATCGCCGATGTCAGCGGCACTAACCTGCGAACCAACTATAACCCCACGGGCGTACTCACGATCTGGGGCAGTGCCCCTGCCTCTGTCTATCAGCAGGTCTTACGTACCATTACCTACGAAAACTCGGCGGCTGTGCCCAACACATCTACTCGGACGATTTTTGCCGCTGCGTCTGATGGGCAAACCTTTAGCCCCATCGCCTTCACCACACTTAGCTTTGTCGGACTCTCTCAAGTCGATGGTACGAATGGGGACGATGTGCTGGTAACCACGCCAAACACAGATTTGCTTTCGGGCAGAGCCGGAAATGATATCGTCCGGTCTACGTTGGCCAATTTGCGGCAGCAGGACGTGATTCGCGGTGGGCCGGGGGTAGATACCCTTGTACTAACCGATGGCACAGGGTCAATCACTGTCAATGTTGGCAATTTCAATAGCCAGCTTCCTGACATTTCCCCAGGAACGCTGGTCACTGAGTTTGAAGTCTTTGACTTGAGCGGGTTCCGGGGCAATGCGCTGATGATTGGCGCAGATAATTTTGATGATTATCTGGTGGGCGGCATTGGCAACGACACGCTGGATGGCGGCACGGGCAACAATACGCTAATTGGCGGACTGGGCAATGATGTCTACATTGTCAGGAATCCAGCGGATACGATTATTGAACGCCCCAACGAAGGCAACGATACGGTGCAAGCCGCCGTGAACTACACGCTGCCGGATCACGTTGAGAATTTGGTGCTGATTGATAACGCCAGAAATGGCACGGGCAACGCGCAGAACAACCGCATTACGGGCAATGCGCTGAGAAATCTGCTGCAAGGCGGCGCGGGGAACGACACGCTGCTGGGGCTGGCCGGTGCGGATACCCTGCTGGGGGAGGACGGCAACGACCTGCTGGAGGGTGGGCGTGGCCGGAATATCCTGACAGGCGGACAGGGACGAGATACGTTTGTGTTTGGCGTGGGCAGGGGGCTGGGTCGCAGCATCGTAACGGACTTCAATCTGCGTCAAGATCGGATTCTGGTGCGGGGGACGGGGCTATCGGCTGGACGAATCGATGCAGCCCAGTTTATCCGGGGAACAAGCGCCCGTCGCCAGAGCGATCGCTTCATTTACGATGCCGCCACGAGTCGCCTGTTCTTTGACCCCGACGGCACAGGCAGCCAGCGTCAGGTGTTGATTGGCACGCTGAGCAATCGACCGTCGCTGGGCGCAGGGAATATTATTGTGGGGTAG